One region of Streptomyces sp. CG4 genomic DNA includes:
- a CDS encoding biotin carboxylase N-terminal domain-containing protein, producing the protein MFDTVLVANRGEIAVRVIRTLRSLGVRSVAVFSDADADARHVREADTAVRIGPAPAAESYLSVERLLAAAARTGAQAVHPGYGFLAENAGFARACAEAGLVFIGPPADAIALMGDKIRAKETVKAAGVPVVPGGRDPELAEAARELGAPVLLKPSAGGGGKGMRLVRDLTALEEEIAAARREARASFGDDTLLVERWIDRPRHIEIQVLADGHGNVVHLGERECSLQRRHQKIIEEAPSVLLDERTRSAMGEAAVQAARSCGYRGAGTVEFIVPGNDPTQYFFMEMNTRLQVEHPVTELVTGLDLVEWQLRVAAGEKLGFAQDDVRLTGHAIEARICAEDPTRGFLPSGGTVLLLNEPQGDGVRTDSGLSEGTEVGSRYDPMLSKVIAYGPDRATALRGLRAALAETVTLGVPTNAGFLRRLLAHPAVVAGELDTGLVEREVDGLVGDGVPAEVYAAAALLRQTALAPAAGSGWTDPFAAADGWRLGGERAWTPHHLRVPGHEPVTVRVRGTADGGTELLLPGADEPLRGAGVMPPRPGAEHRFSFLLDGVCHTFTATPDGTWLGRDGDAWQVRDHDPVAASLGRSGHAGADSLTAPMPGTVTVVKVAVGDEVAAGQSLLVVEAMKMEHVISAPHAGTVAELDVTPGSTVAMDQVLAVIAPHEEEEVAE; encoded by the coding sequence GTGTTCGACACAGTGCTGGTCGCCAACCGGGGCGAGATCGCCGTACGCGTCATCCGTACGCTCCGCTCGCTGGGCGTGCGCTCGGTGGCGGTCTTCTCCGACGCCGACGCCGACGCGCGGCACGTCCGGGAGGCCGACACGGCGGTACGGATCGGCCCGGCACCGGCCGCCGAGAGCTATCTGTCGGTGGAGCGGCTGCTGGCGGCCGCCGCCCGCACGGGTGCACAGGCCGTGCACCCGGGGTACGGCTTCCTCGCCGAGAACGCGGGCTTCGCGCGTGCCTGCGCGGAGGCGGGGCTGGTCTTCATCGGCCCGCCGGCGGACGCGATCGCGCTCATGGGCGACAAGATCCGCGCCAAGGAGACGGTGAAGGCGGCCGGGGTGCCGGTGGTCCCCGGCGGCCGTGACCCCGAACTGGCCGAAGCGGCCCGCGAGTTGGGCGCACCCGTGCTGCTGAAGCCGTCCGCCGGCGGCGGTGGCAAGGGCATGCGGCTGGTGCGGGACCTGACGGCCCTGGAGGAGGAGATCGCGGCCGCCCGCCGCGAGGCCCGCGCCTCCTTCGGCGACGACACCCTGCTGGTGGAGCGGTGGATCGACCGGCCCCGGCACATCGAGATCCAGGTGCTGGCCGACGGCCACGGGAACGTCGTGCACCTCGGCGAGCGCGAGTGCTCACTGCAGCGGCGGCACCAGAAGATCATCGAGGAGGCGCCCTCAGTCCTGCTGGACGAGCGGACGCGCTCGGCGATGGGCGAGGCGGCCGTGCAGGCGGCGCGCTCCTGCGGGTACCGCGGCGCGGGCACGGTGGAGTTCATCGTGCCGGGCAACGACCCCACCCAGTACTTCTTCATGGAGATGAACACCCGCCTCCAGGTGGAGCACCCGGTCACCGAACTCGTCACGGGCCTGGACCTGGTGGAGTGGCAGCTGCGGGTGGCGGCCGGGGAGAAACTGGGCTTCGCCCAGGACGACGTACGGCTCACCGGGCACGCGATCGAGGCCCGGATCTGCGCCGAGGACCCCACGCGCGGCTTCCTCCCCTCCGGCGGCACCGTCCTGCTGCTGAACGAGCCGCAGGGCGACGGCGTCCGCACCGACTCCGGGCTCAGCGAGGGCACCGAGGTCGGCAGCCGGTACGACCCGATGCTGTCCAAGGTGATCGCCTACGGCCCCGACCGCGCGACGGCGCTGCGGGGGCTGCGGGCGGCGCTCGCGGAGACGGTCACGCTGGGCGTGCCGACCAACGCGGGCTTCCTGCGGCGGCTGCTGGCGCATCCGGCGGTCGTGGCGGGCGAGTTGGACACCGGGCTGGTGGAGCGAGAGGTGGACGGGCTCGTCGGGGACGGGGTGCCGGCCGAGGTGTACGCGGCCGCGGCACTGCTGCGGCAGACCGCGCTCGCGCCCGCCGCCGGCTCCGGCTGGACGGACCCGTTCGCCGCCGCCGACGGCTGGCGGCTGGGCGGGGAGCGGGCCTGGACACCGCATCATCTGCGGGTGCCGGGGCACGAGCCGGTGACGGTGCGCGTACGGGGCACGGCGGACGGCGGGACGGAGCTGCTGCTGCCCGGGGCGGACGAGCCACTCCGGGGGGCCGGGGTCATGCCCCCGCGTCCGGGCGCCGAGCACCGGTTCTCCTTCCTGCTCGACGGCGTCTGCCACACCTTCACGGCCACACCGGACGGCACCTGGCTCGGCCGGGACGGTGACGCCTGGCAGGTGCGGGACCACGACCCGGTGGCCGCGTCCCTCGGCAGGTCCGGCCACGCGGGCGCCGACTCCCTCACCGCGCCCATGCCCGGCACGGTCACCGTGGTCAAGGTGGCCGTAGGCGACGAGGTGGCCGCCGGGCAGAGCCTGCTGGTGGTGGAGGCGATGAAGATGGAGCACGTCATCTCCGCCCCGCACGCCGGCACGGTCGCCGAACTGGACGTGACGCCGGGTTCGACGGTCGCCATGGACCAGGTGCTCGCCGTGATCGCACCGCACGAGGAAGAGGAGGTGGCGGAGTGA
- a CDS encoding carboxyl transferase domain-containing protein, translating to MQEAPELTSAADPASEAWRANEQAHLALVGELRGKLAAAALGGGEKARARHTARGKLLPRDRVDTLLDPGSPFLELAPLAAEGMYDGQAPAAGVIAGIGRVSGRECVIVANDATVKGGTYYPMTVKKHLRAQEVALDNRLPCVYLVDSGGAFLPMQDEVFPDRDHFGRIFYNQARMSGAGIPQIAAVLGSCTAGGAYVPAMSDEAVIVRNQGTIFLGGPPLVKAATGEVVTAEELGGGEVHSRVSGVTDHLAEDDAHALRIVRNIVATLPARQSLPWQVAPATEPKADPYGLYGAVPVDSRTPYDVREIIARVVDGSRFAEFKSEFGQTLVTGFARIHGHPVGIVANNGILFSESAQKGAHFIELCDQRGIPLVFLQNISGFMVGKDYEAGGIAKHGAKMVTAVACTRVPKLTVVVGGSYGAGNYSMCGRAYSPRFLWMWPNAKISVMGGEQAASVLATVKRDQLEARGEQWPAEDEEAFKAPIRAQYERQGNAYYATARLWDDGVIDPLETRQVLGLALTACANAPLGDPQFGVFRM from the coding sequence ATGCAGGAGGCACCGGAGCTGACGAGCGCGGCAGATCCCGCGTCGGAGGCCTGGCGGGCCAATGAACAGGCGCATCTCGCGCTGGTCGGGGAGCTGCGCGGCAAGCTGGCCGCGGCGGCCCTCGGCGGCGGCGAGAAGGCACGGGCCCGGCACACCGCGCGGGGCAAGCTGCTGCCGAGGGACCGGGTGGACACGCTGCTCGACCCCGGGTCGCCGTTCCTGGAGCTGGCCCCCCTCGCGGCCGAGGGGATGTACGACGGGCAGGCCCCGGCCGCCGGGGTGATCGCCGGGATCGGGCGGGTCAGCGGGCGCGAGTGCGTGATCGTCGCCAATGACGCGACCGTCAAGGGCGGCACGTACTACCCGATGACCGTGAAGAAGCACCTGCGCGCGCAGGAGGTGGCCCTCGACAACCGGCTGCCGTGCGTCTATCTCGTGGACTCCGGCGGCGCCTTCCTGCCGATGCAGGACGAGGTCTTCCCCGACCGGGACCACTTCGGGCGGATCTTCTACAACCAGGCCCGGATGTCCGGGGCCGGCATCCCGCAGATCGCCGCCGTGCTCGGGTCCTGCACGGCGGGCGGGGCGTACGTCCCGGCCATGAGCGACGAGGCCGTGATCGTCCGCAATCAGGGGACGATCTTCCTCGGCGGCCCGCCCCTGGTGAAGGCCGCCACCGGCGAGGTCGTGACGGCGGAGGAGCTGGGCGGCGGCGAGGTCCACTCGCGCGTGTCCGGTGTCACCGACCACCTCGCCGAGGACGACGCGCACGCGCTCAGGATCGTGCGGAACATCGTCGCCACGCTCCCGGCCCGGCAGTCCCTCCCCTGGCAGGTCGCGCCCGCCACGGAGCCCAAGGCCGACCCGTACGGGCTGTACGGCGCCGTCCCGGTCGACTCCCGCACCCCCTACGACGTCCGCGAGATCATCGCGCGCGTGGTCGACGGCTCGCGGTTCGCCGAGTTCAAGAGCGAGTTCGGGCAGACCCTCGTCACCGGCTTCGCCCGGATCCACGGCCACCCGGTCGGGATCGTCGCCAACAACGGCATCCTGTTCTCCGAGTCAGCCCAGAAGGGCGCCCACTTCATCGAGCTGTGCGACCAGCGCGGCATCCCGCTGGTGTTCCTGCAGAACATCTCCGGGTTCATGGTCGGCAAGGACTACGAGGCCGGCGGCATCGCCAAGCACGGCGCCAAGATGGTGACGGCGGTGGCGTGCACGCGCGTGCCCAAGCTGACCGTCGTCGTCGGCGGCTCGTACGGCGCGGGCAACTACTCGATGTGCGGCCGGGCCTACTCCCCCCGCTTCCTGTGGATGTGGCCCAACGCCAAGATCTCCGTCATGGGCGGCGAACAGGCCGCGAGCGTCCTCGCCACGGTCAAGCGCGACCAGCTGGAGGCGCGCGGCGAGCAGTGGCCCGCCGAGGACGAGGAGGCCTTCAAGGCGCCCATCCGTGCGCAGTACGAGCGCCAGGGCAACGCCTACTACGCCACCGCCAGGCTTTGGGACGACGGGGTCATCGACCCGCTGGAGACCCGTCAGGTGCTCGGCCTCGCGCTGACGGCCTGTGCCAACGCGCCGCTGGGAGACCCCCAGTTCGGCGTCTTCCGGATGTGA
- a CDS encoding TetR/AcrR family transcriptional regulator, whose protein sequence is MVTRTDAPTRREQILKEAARLFAERGFHGVGVDEIGAAVGISGPGLYRHFPGKDAMLAELLVGISGQLLTGAKRRLAEADGQTGASSVLDSLIEGHIDFALDDRPLITLHDRELDRLRDSDRKLVRQLQRQYVELWVEVVREVYPALSEPSARSAVHSVFGLLNSTPHLGRAGTLPGRGATAALLHRMARGAFEAAGEE, encoded by the coding sequence ATGGTCACCAGAACCGACGCCCCGACCCGCCGCGAGCAGATCCTGAAGGAGGCCGCCCGGCTCTTCGCCGAGCGCGGCTTCCACGGCGTGGGCGTCGACGAGATAGGCGCCGCGGTGGGGATCAGCGGCCCCGGTCTCTACCGGCACTTCCCGGGCAAGGACGCGATGCTCGCCGAGCTGCTGGTCGGCATCAGCGGCCAGCTGCTGACGGGGGCGAAGCGGCGCCTCGCGGAGGCGGACGGCCAGACCGGTGCCTCGTCCGTGCTGGACTCCCTCATCGAGGGGCACATCGACTTCGCCCTGGACGACCGTCCCCTGATCACCCTGCACGACCGCGAGCTGGACCGCCTGCGCGACAGCGACCGCAAGCTGGTGCGCCAGCTCCAGCGGCAGTACGTCGAGCTGTGGGTGGAGGTGGTCCGCGAGGTCTACCCGGCCCTCTCCGAGCCCTCGGCCCGCTCGGCCGTCCACTCGGTCTTCGGCCTGCTGAACTCCACCCCGCACCTGGGCCGCGCGGGCACCCTGCCGGGCCGGGGCGCCACGGCGGCGCTGCTGCACCGCATGGCGCGGGGGGCGTTCGAGGCGGCGGGCGAGGAGTGA
- a CDS encoding acyl-CoA dehydrogenase family protein, which yields MRRTVFNEDHEAFRETLRAFIEAEVVPVYDEWFAAGQAPRDFYYKLGELGIFGINVPEEFGGAGLDSHKFEAVLYEETARAGVQFGGSGVHVLLALPYLKMLATDEQKKRFLPKFVTGEEMWAIAMTEPGTGSDLAGMKSTAKLSEDGTHYVLNGAKTFITGGVHADRVIVCARTSAPTAEDRRHGISLFAVDTKSEGYSVGRKLDKLGLKTSDTAELAFVDVKVPVEDLLGEENKGFYYLGHNLASERWGIAFGAYAQAKAAVRFAKQYVQERTVFGKPVAHFQNTKFELAACQAEVDAAEAVADRATEALDAGELTPAEAASAKLFCTEVAHRVIDRCLQLHGGYGYMNEYPIARLYADNRVNRIYGGTSEIMKSIIAKDMGL from the coding sequence GTGCGCCGTACGGTGTTCAACGAGGATCACGAGGCGTTCCGGGAGACCCTGCGCGCCTTCATCGAGGCCGAGGTCGTCCCGGTCTACGACGAGTGGTTCGCCGCCGGCCAGGCGCCGCGCGACTTCTACTACAAGCTCGGTGAGCTGGGCATCTTCGGCATCAACGTCCCCGAGGAGTTCGGCGGCGCGGGCCTGGACAGCCACAAGTTCGAGGCCGTCCTCTACGAGGAGACCGCCCGCGCGGGCGTCCAGTTCGGCGGCTCCGGCGTGCATGTGCTGCTCGCCCTGCCGTACCTCAAGATGCTCGCCACCGACGAGCAGAAGAAGCGCTTCCTGCCGAAGTTCGTCACCGGCGAGGAGATGTGGGCCATCGCGATGACGGAGCCGGGCACCGGTTCCGACCTCGCGGGCATGAAGTCCACCGCCAAGCTCTCCGAGGACGGCACGCACTACGTCCTCAACGGCGCCAAGACCTTCATCACCGGCGGCGTCCACGCCGACCGCGTGATCGTGTGCGCCCGCACCTCCGCGCCCACCGCCGAGGACCGCCGCCACGGCATCTCCCTGTTCGCCGTGGACACCAAGTCCGAGGGCTACTCCGTCGGCCGCAAGCTGGACAAGCTCGGCCTGAAGACCTCCGACACCGCCGAGCTGGCGTTCGTCGACGTCAAGGTGCCCGTCGAGGACCTGCTCGGCGAGGAGAACAAGGGCTTCTACTACCTCGGCCACAACCTCGCCTCCGAGCGCTGGGGCATCGCCTTCGGTGCCTACGCGCAGGCCAAGGCCGCCGTCCGGTTCGCCAAGCAGTACGTCCAGGAGCGCACCGTCTTCGGCAAGCCGGTCGCCCACTTCCAGAACACCAAGTTCGAGCTGGCCGCCTGCCAGGCCGAGGTCGACGCCGCCGAGGCCGTCGCCGACCGCGCGACCGAGGCCCTGGACGCCGGCGAGCTGACCCCCGCCGAGGCCGCCTCCGCGAAGCTGTTCTGCACCGAGGTCGCCCACCGCGTCATCGACCGCTGCCTGCAACTGCACGGCGGCTACGGCTACATGAACGAGTACCCGATCGCCCGCCTCTACGCGGACAACCGCGTCAACCGCATCTACGGCGGCACCAGCGAGATCATGAAGTCGATCATCGCCAAGGACATGGGTCTGTAA
- the tesB gene encoding acyl-CoA thioesterase II produces the protein MSQALQDLLDLLDLEQIEENIFRGPSRSAVVPRVFGGQVAAQALVAAGRTVPADRPAHSLHAYFLRPGDPGAPIVYTVDRIRDGRSFTTRRVVAVQHGKPIFHLSASFQTAEDGLEHQAPMPPSPDPATLPTSQERLRGYDHLAPEVVEKFLEAREAIDLRYVEEPPYGQFGEPREPHSQVWFRTNGKLDDDPLLHVVLATYVSDMTLLDSILLAHGRGGWAVGDVVGASLDHAMWFHRPFRADEWLLYDQESPSAHGGRGLGQARIYTQDGQLAITVIQEGVVRVPRA, from the coding sequence ATGAGCCAGGCACTTCAGGATCTCCTCGATCTGCTCGACCTGGAGCAGATCGAGGAGAACATCTTCCGCGGCCCATCCCGCTCCGCCGTCGTCCCCCGGGTCTTCGGCGGGCAGGTCGCGGCACAGGCGCTGGTCGCCGCCGGGCGGACGGTCCCCGCCGACCGCCCCGCCCACTCCCTGCACGCGTACTTCCTGCGCCCCGGCGACCCCGGCGCGCCGATCGTCTACACCGTGGACCGCATCCGCGACGGCCGCTCCTTCACCACCCGCCGCGTGGTCGCCGTCCAGCACGGCAAGCCGATCTTCCATCTCTCGGCGTCCTTCCAGACGGCCGAGGACGGCCTCGAACACCAGGCCCCGATGCCGCCGTCGCCCGACCCGGCGACCCTGCCCACCTCGCAGGAGCGGCTGCGCGGCTACGACCACCTCGCCCCCGAGGTCGTCGAGAAGTTCCTCGAGGCCCGCGAGGCGATCGACCTCCGGTACGTGGAGGAGCCGCCGTACGGGCAGTTCGGCGAGCCGCGCGAGCCGCACTCACAGGTCTGGTTCCGCACCAACGGCAAGCTGGACGACGACCCGTTGCTGCATGTCGTCCTCGCCACCTACGTCTCCGACATGACCCTTCTCGACTCGATCCTGCTCGCGCACGGCCGCGGCGGCTGGGCCGTCGGAGACGTCGTCGGGGCCTCCCTGGACCACGCGATGTGGTTCCACCGGCCCTTCCGCGCCGACGAATGGCTGCTCTACGACCAGGAGTCCCCGTCCGCGCACGGCGGCCGCGGCCTCGGCCAGGCCCGGATCTACACCCAGGACGGGCAGCTCGCCATCACCGTCATCCAGGAGGGTGTGGTCCGCGTTCCGCGTGCCTGA